The following are encoded in a window of Bacteroidales bacterium genomic DNA:
- a CDS encoding TlpA family protein disulfide reductase yields MRLIFLLAFTLLFGVSLGICQTEQQHNPFTNKKIPSVEIKTLDGKTMNTGDISNDGKPIILSFWATWCKPCLNELSAISDVYDEWVEETGVKLIAVSIDDSKTSGNVKPTVDGKGWDFECYLDVNSDFKRAMNVNLVPHTFILNGKNEITWQHTSYSQGSEKELIEIVRKLISEDTPSPEK; encoded by the coding sequence ATGAGATTAATATTTTTATTAGCATTCACATTGTTGTTTGGAGTATCTCTGGGTATTTGTCAGACAGAACAGCAACATAACCCCTTTACTAATAAAAAAATTCCATCAGTAGAAATAAAAACACTTGACGGAAAAACCATGAATACCGGTGATATTTCTAATGACGGCAAGCCGATAATACTTAGCTTCTGGGCAACCTGGTGCAAACCCTGCCTGAACGAACTTTCGGCAATTTCCGATGTGTATGACGAATGGGTAGAAGAAACAGGGGTAAAACTTATTGCAGTTTCTATTGATGATTCAAAGACCAGCGGAAACGTAAAGCCCACCGTGGACGGAAAAGGTTGGGATTTTGAATGTTATCTTGACGTGAACAGCGATTTTAAACGCGCGATGAATGTGAATTTAGTGCCCCATACTTTTATTCTTAATGGCAAAAACGAAATTACCTGGCAACATACTTCCTACTCTCAGGGCAGCGAAAAAGAACTTATTGAAATAGTCAGAAAACTCATCAGCGAAGACACTCCATCTCCTGAAAAATAA